The following proteins are co-located in the Flavobacterium sp. CECT 9288 genome:
- the rpsO gene encoding 30S ribosomal protein S15, which produces MYLTKEIKEEIFAQHGEKTNTGKAEAQIALFTYRISHLTEHLKKNRHDYNTERSLVLLVGKRRSLLDYLKKKEINRYREIIKVLNIRK; this is translated from the coding sequence ATGTATTTAACTAAAGAGATTAAAGAAGAAATCTTCGCACAACACGGAGAAAAAACGAATACTGGAAAAGCTGAAGCGCAAATCGCTTTGTTTACTTACAGAATTAGTCACTTAACGGAGCACTTGAAAAAAAATCGTCATGATTATAACACAGAGCGCTCATTAGTATTACTAGTAGGTAAAAGAAGATCGTTGTTAGATTACTTGAAAAAGAAAGAAATCAACAGATACCGTGAAATTATCAAAGTATTGAATATCAGAAAATAA
- a CDS encoding zinc-dependent peptidase, whose protein sequence is MNYFNMVVQVVLTVFIGLFFLLFILFNVIEPSYMMFFNKPLFIHWYPFSKRLKPHQRKILSDDFPYYSTLSAKRKEYFEHRILMFTKQYQFIGKDLVVTEQMRLLIAATYVMLTFGMRNYLVPLFKRIVIYPTAYFSTENEVFHKGEFNPMMKAVVFSWEDFILGHLSSTDNLNLGLHEFTHVLHFHCMKNNDPSSIIFFDAFNEVVKYFSDSVLSSSLSDAQYFRSYAYENQFEFLAVVLEHFFETPAQFKTVHPDLYDHVVTMINYRENQ, encoded by the coding sequence ATGAATTACTTTAATATGGTTGTCCAAGTAGTTTTGACAGTTTTTATAGGTCTCTTTTTTCTTTTATTTATACTGTTTAATGTTATTGAGCCCTCTTATATGATGTTCTTTAATAAGCCATTGTTCATACATTGGTATCCTTTCTCTAAAAGACTGAAGCCACATCAGCGTAAAATTTTATCAGACGATTTTCCTTATTACAGTACCTTATCGGCTAAAAGAAAAGAGTATTTTGAACATAGAATACTTATGTTCACAAAACAATATCAATTTATAGGTAAAGATCTTGTAGTTACAGAGCAAATGCGATTGCTAATAGCAGCTACTTATGTCATGCTTACCTTTGGGATGCGTAATTATCTTGTTCCGTTGTTCAAGCGAATTGTTATTTATCCTACGGCTTACTTCTCAACCGAAAATGAAGTTTTTCACAAAGGCGAGTTTAATCCCATGATGAAAGCAGTAGTTTTTTCTTGGGAGGATTTTATCTTAGGTCATTTAAGTTCAACTGATAATTTGAATCTAGGATTACATGAATTTACGCATGTACTGCATTTTCATTGTATGAAAAATAACGATCCCAGTTCTATTATCTTTTTTGATGCCTTTAATGAAGTAGTCAAGTATTTTTCTGATTCGGTTTTAAGCTCCTCATTAAGCGATGCTCAGTATTTTAGATCCTATGCGTATGAAAATCAATTTGAATTTTTAGCAGTAGTTTTAGAACATTTCTTTGAAACACCAGCTCAATTTAAAACCGTACATCCAGATTTGTATGATCATGTTGTTACCATGATAAACTACAGAGAAAATCAATAA
- a CDS encoding energy transducer TonB, which produces MKNKKQVNKYSKLILWCLILVPVLGFGQESVGKKIYLDSLGVETNYDNHLYYRVIESFDTTTNLYSFKEYYKSGAISMSGQALTDNAQNRSGEFINYYENGNKKSVTNYLKGRIIGNEELWHENGTKESESEYLETDDQFSTVQKMKNFWKSDGTQTVVNGNGSFENTTEGCLDKGNYKNGFKEGVWTGSFNNGKSYTEEYENGKLKSGTSTDDENNEYRYTDLKINPEPLKGINDFYKHIGKNFQIPRAYDNLKGKIITSFIVEKTGELIELKTLKSLIDTLDREAIRVVKSYGKWKPGILRGQKVRVLYSIPISLQGSR; this is translated from the coding sequence ATGAAAAATAAAAAACAAGTCAATAAATACTCAAAACTTATCCTTTGGTGTTTAATTTTAGTACCTGTATTAGGCTTCGGTCAAGAATCAGTCGGTAAAAAAATATATCTTGACTCACTGGGTGTAGAAACAAACTACGATAATCACTTGTACTATCGTGTGATTGAATCTTTCGATACGACGACGAATTTGTATAGTTTTAAAGAGTATTATAAATCCGGAGCCATATCAATGTCAGGTCAAGCACTCACGGACAATGCTCAAAATCGATCAGGAGAGTTCATTAATTATTACGAAAACGGAAATAAAAAGAGCGTTACTAACTACCTCAAAGGTAGAATAATTGGAAACGAAGAGCTTTGGCACGAAAACGGTACAAAGGAATCTGAATCAGAATATCTAGAAACGGATGACCAATTTTCTACAGTACAAAAAATGAAAAACTTTTGGAAATCCGATGGTACTCAAACAGTGGTAAATGGAAATGGTTCTTTTGAAAATACAACTGAAGGTTGTCTTGATAAAGGCAATTACAAAAATGGTTTTAAAGAGGGAGTATGGACTGGATCTTTCAATAATGGCAAAAGCTATACCGAAGAATACGAAAATGGTAAATTGAAATCAGGTACAAGCACAGATGATGAAAATAACGAATACAGATATACAGATTTGAAAATTAATCCTGAGCCACTAAAGGGAATAAATGACTTTTACAAACACATTGGTAAAAATTTCCAAATTCCAAGGGCTTATGACAATCTAAAAGGAAAAATAATAACTTCTTTTATTGTTGAAAAAACAGGAGAATTGATCGAATTAAAAACTCTCAAATCCCTAATTGACACTTTAGATCGTGAGGCAATTAGAGTTGTAAAAAGTTACGGAAAATGGAAACCAGGAATTCTAAGGGGTCAAAAAGTACGAGTACTATATTCCATACCTATTTCACTACAAGGCTCAAGATAA
- the rpe gene encoding ribulose-phosphate 3-epimerase, whose translation MKNTLIAPSVLAADFGNLQRDIEMINNSEADWFHIDIMDGVFVPNISYGMPVLEAIAKHATKTIDVHLMIVDPDRYIKTFAGLGANILSVHYEACTHLHRTLQAIKAERMKAGVAINPHTPIDLLEDVINDIDLVCIMSVNPGFGGQSFIENTYSKVEKLKALITRKGADTLIEVDGGVTSANAKQLVEAGADVLVAGSFVFKATDPVQTIQDLKKLTTF comes from the coding sequence ATGAAAAATACACTTATTGCTCCATCAGTATTAGCGGCTGATTTTGGAAACCTACAGCGAGACATTGAAATGATCAACAATAGTGAAGCCGATTGGTTTCATATAGACATCATGGACGGCGTTTTTGTACCTAATATTTCATACGGAATGCCAGTACTTGAAGCCATTGCTAAACACGCTACCAAAACAATTGATGTCCATTTAATGATTGTAGATCCAGATCGCTACATCAAAACATTTGCTGGACTTGGAGCCAATATCCTTAGCGTACATTACGAAGCGTGTACACACTTGCACAGAACACTACAGGCCATAAAAGCAGAACGAATGAAAGCTGGAGTTGCCATCAATCCGCATACTCCAATTGATTTGTTAGAAGATGTGATTAATGACATTGATTTGGTTTGTATCATGAGTGTGAATCCTGGTTTTGGTGGTCAATCATTTATTGAAAACACCTATTCTAAAGTTGAAAAACTAAAAGCCTTAATTACAAGAAAAGGAGCAGACACCCTTATTGAAGTTGATGGAGGTGTAACTAGTGCTAATGCAAAACAACTTGTTGAAGCTGGAGCCGATGTTCTTGTTGCAGGAAGTTTTGTTTTTAAAGCAACAGACCCTGTACAAACAATTCAAGATCTAAAAAAGCTTACTACTTTTTAA
- the ftsZ gene encoding cell division protein FtsZ has protein sequence MPSNTEFGSISFDLPKNQSNVIKVIGVGGGGSNAINHMFKQGIKGVDFIVCNTDSQALHSSSVPNKIQLGVHLTEGLGAGANPDVGQQSAIESISEIEKMLDQNTKMVFITAGMGGGTGTGAAPVIAQLAKERDILTVGIVTLPFLFEGKVRQEQALIGIEKLRKQVDSLIVINNNKLREVYGNLGFKAGFSKADEVLATASRGIAEVITHHYTQNIDLRDAKTVLYNSGTAIMGSSVSSGENRAKEAIIAALDSPLLNDNKITGAKNVLLLIVSGTNEITIDEIGEINDHIQNEAGHNANIIMGVGEDESLGDAIAVTIIATGFDIEQQNEIVNTEPKKIIHTLGDEQKSVYNLINNSVTAFDLNMETPKASSANDRIVFDLMEDEVVVKTPVVNTPTINNEDLVEMSDFINNLDVTFEIVSPITDIDFIVSTPAVEPQLVQAKTTEKQEQTSFSFDLPLFKSEVSEQKQDNNVIFELTNETKEIKVNEAVQFVPVTELSDNGIIKYSLEEYMDEEPEFMPKAAVKATEVVTPAELNITLKQVDTTTAEHMDFESIAPTEMTIEESLRMRADERRKKLKDFNYKFHNNVSKIDEYEKEPAYKRLGINISNNQMNTANSRISVGTDSNNDLQLRSNNSYLHDNVD, from the coding sequence ATGCCAAGCAACACAGAATTTGGAAGTATTTCATTTGATTTACCTAAAAACCAATCAAATGTAATAAAAGTTATAGGGGTCGGTGGAGGCGGAAGTAACGCTATCAACCACATGTTTAAGCAAGGAATAAAAGGCGTTGACTTCATAGTGTGTAATACAGATTCTCAAGCTTTACATAGCAGTTCAGTGCCAAATAAAATACAGTTGGGTGTTCATCTTACCGAGGGGTTAGGCGCAGGTGCTAATCCTGATGTAGGACAGCAGTCAGCTATAGAGAGCATCTCCGAAATTGAAAAAATGTTGGATCAAAATACCAAGATGGTTTTTATTACCGCTGGTATGGGTGGTGGTACAGGTACCGGTGCAGCTCCAGTAATTGCTCAACTAGCTAAGGAAAGAGATATTTTAACAGTAGGTATAGTTACGCTACCGTTTCTTTTTGAAGGTAAAGTGCGTCAAGAGCAAGCTTTAATTGGAATTGAAAAATTACGTAAACAAGTAGATTCCTTAATTGTTATAAACAATAACAAACTAAGAGAAGTTTATGGAAACCTTGGTTTTAAAGCAGGATTTTCTAAAGCGGATGAAGTCTTGGCAACTGCTTCACGCGGAATTGCCGAAGTAATTACGCATCACTATACTCAAAATATCGATTTAAGAGATGCTAAAACGGTTTTGTATAATAGTGGAACCGCAATTATGGGTTCATCAGTTTCATCAGGTGAGAACAGAGCAAAAGAGGCTATTATTGCAGCTCTAGATTCGCCATTATTAAACGATAACAAAATTACTGGTGCCAAAAACGTATTGTTGCTTATCGTTTCTGGTACTAATGAAATTACTATCGATGAAATTGGGGAAATCAATGATCACATTCAAAACGAAGCGGGACATAATGCCAATATCATCATGGGTGTAGGTGAGGATGAGTCTCTTGGTGATGCTATTGCAGTAACTATTATTGCAACAGGATTTGATATAGAACAACAAAATGAGATTGTAAACACAGAGCCTAAAAAGATAATTCATACGCTAGGGGATGAGCAAAAAAGTGTGTACAATTTAATAAACAATTCTGTAACTGCATTTGACTTAAATATGGAGACTCCAAAAGCGTCTTCTGCAAATGATAGAATTGTATTTGATTTAATGGAGGACGAAGTAGTTGTAAAAACTCCAGTTGTAAACACACCAACGATCAATAATGAAGACTTGGTTGAAATGTCTGATTTTATAAACAATTTAGACGTAACATTCGAAATTGTTTCACCTATTACTGATATCGATTTTATAGTTTCTACTCCAGCAGTAGAGCCACAATTGGTGCAAGCAAAAACAACAGAAAAACAAGAGCAAACATCATTTTCATTTGATTTACCTCTTTTTAAATCAGAAGTGTCAGAACAAAAACAAGACAATAACGTAATTTTTGAATTGACAAATGAGACTAAAGAAATTAAAGTAAATGAAGCAGTTCAATTTGTACCAGTAACAGAGCTTTCAGACAATGGAATTATCAAATATTCGTTAGAGGAGTATATGGATGAAGAACCAGAGTTTATGCCAAAAGCTGCAGTAAAAGCAACTGAAGTGGTTACGCCAGCTGAATTGAATATCACTTTGAAACAAGTAGATACTACAACAGCTGAGCATATGGATTTTGAAAGCATTGCTCCTACAGAAATGACGATTGAAGAATCATTACGAATGAGAGCTGATGAGCGTAGAAAGAAATTAAAAGATTTCAATTATAAGTTCCATAATAATGTTTCTAAAATTGATGAATATGAGAAAGAACCTGCTTACAAACGATTGGGTATAAATATCTCAAATAATCAAATGAATACTGCAAATTCAAGGATATCTGTTGGTACAGATAGTAACAATGATTTGCAATTGCGTTCTAATAATTCGTATTTACACGATAACGTAGATTAA
- a CDS encoding polyribonucleotide nucleotidyltransferase, whose protein sequence is MIPQLFVESIDLGDGRSITIETGRLAKQADGSVVVRIGKTVILGTVVSARKASPGIDFLPLTVDYREKFAAAGRFPGGFFKREARPSDSEVLTMRLVDRVLRPLFPDDYHAEVQVMIQLMSHDEDVMPDALAGLAASAALALSDIPFETLISEARVGRIDGKFIINPSRAQLALSDIDMMIGASTDSIAMVEGEMKEISEAEMLEAIKFAHEHIKVQIAAQERLAAAFGKKEVREYENEKSDDAIYAKVKEAAYDKIYAIASKGSSKQERTAAFAEVKEEVKALFTEEELAENGDLVSKYFYKTNKEAVRNVTLDLGTRLDGRKTTEIRPIWCEVDYLPSVHGSALFTRGETQALATATLGTSREANQIDSPSEQGEEKFYLHYNFPPFSTGEARPLRGTSRREVGHGNLAQRALKNMIPADCPYTIRVVSEVLESNGSSSMATVCAGTLSLMDAGIQMIRPVSGIAMGLITDGERFAVLSDILGDEDHLGDMDFKVTGTSEGITACQMDIKIDGLKYEIMEAALAQARDGRLHILGKLIETLAAPKEDVKPYAPKIITRTIPGNFIGALIGPGGKVIQELQKATGTTIVINEVDEQGVIEILGTDPAGIEAVLAKIQSITFKPQMGEAYEVKVIKMLDFGAVVEYTAAPGNEVLLHVSELAWERTENVTDVVNMGDVFQVKYLGLDPKTRKEKVSRKALIARPPREEKKE, encoded by the coding sequence ATGATTCCACAATTATTTGTAGAAAGTATCGATTTAGGTGATGGCAGAAGCATCACAATCGAGACAGGTCGTTTAGCCAAACAAGCTGATGGATCTGTAGTAGTAAGAATTGGAAAAACTGTTATTTTAGGTACAGTTGTTTCCGCAAGAAAAGCAAGTCCAGGTATTGATTTTTTACCTTTAACGGTAGATTATCGTGAAAAATTTGCTGCAGCAGGTCGTTTCCCTGGTGGTTTCTTCAAAAGAGAAGCACGCCCTAGTGATAGCGAAGTATTAACCATGAGATTGGTAGACCGTGTATTGCGTCCGCTTTTCCCAGATGATTACCATGCTGAAGTTCAAGTTATGATTCAATTGATGTCTCATGATGAGGATGTAATGCCAGATGCATTAGCAGGATTAGCAGCTTCGGCAGCACTTGCATTATCTGATATTCCATTTGAAACTTTAATTTCTGAAGCTAGAGTTGGTCGTATTGATGGTAAATTCATTATCAACCCTTCTCGCGCTCAATTAGCTTTGTCAGACATTGACATGATGATTGGAGCTTCAACCGATTCTATCGCCATGGTAGAAGGAGAAATGAAAGAGATTTCAGAAGCAGAAATGTTAGAAGCAATTAAATTTGCTCACGAACACATTAAAGTACAAATTGCTGCGCAAGAAAGATTAGCTGCCGCTTTTGGAAAAAAAGAAGTACGTGAATACGAAAATGAAAAATCTGATGATGCTATTTACGCTAAAGTAAAGGAAGCAGCTTACGATAAAATATATGCTATTGCTAGCAAAGGTTCTTCTAAACAAGAACGTACTGCTGCATTTGCAGAAGTAAAAGAAGAAGTAAAAGCTTTATTTACTGAAGAAGAATTGGCTGAAAACGGAGATTTAGTTTCTAAATACTTCTATAAAACCAATAAAGAAGCTGTTCGTAACGTAACCCTAGATTTAGGAACTCGTTTAGACGGAAGAAAAACTACAGAAATCAGACCAATCTGGTGTGAGGTAGATTATTTACCATCAGTACACGGATCTGCATTGTTTACACGTGGAGAAACACAAGCTTTGGCTACAGCTACTTTAGGAACTTCTAGAGAAGCAAACCAAATTGATTCTCCATCTGAACAAGGTGAAGAAAAATTCTACTTGCATTACAACTTCCCTCCTTTCTCAACTGGTGAAGCTCGTCCTTTAAGAGGAACTTCAAGAAGAGAAGTTGGTCACGGAAACTTGGCACAACGTGCCTTGAAAAACATGATCCCTGCTGATTGTCCTTATACAATTCGTGTAGTTTCTGAAGTATTAGAATCGAATGGTTCATCCTCTATGGCTACCGTTTGTGCTGGTACATTATCATTAATGGATGCTGGTATCCAAATGATCCGTCCAGTTTCTGGAATTGCTATGGGATTAATTACAGACGGAGAACGTTTTGCTGTATTGTCTGATATTCTTGGTGACGAAGATCATTTAGGAGACATGGACTTTAAAGTAACTGGAACTTCTGAAGGAATTACCGCTTGCCAAATGGACATCAAGATTGACGGTTTGAAATACGAGATTATGGAAGCTGCATTAGCTCAAGCTCGTGACGGTCGTTTGCATATTCTTGGAAAATTAATTGAAACTCTTGCTGCTCCAAAAGAAGATGTGAAACCATACGCTCCAAAAATTATCACTAGAACTATTCCTGGTAACTTTATTGGTGCTTTAATTGGACCTGGTGGAAAAGTGATTCAAGAATTACAAAAAGCTACAGGAACTACTATCGTAATCAATGAGGTAGACGAGCAAGGTGTTATTGAAATTTTAGGTACTGATCCTGCTGGAATTGAAGCAGTATTGGCTAAAATTCAATCTATTACCTTCAAACCACAAATGGGTGAAGCTTACGAAGTGAAAGTAATTAAAATGCTTGATTTTGGTGCGGTTGTAGAATATACAGCAGCTCCAGGAAATGAAGTTTTATTACACGTATCTGAACTAGCTTGGGAAAGAACTGAAAACGTTACTGATGTTGTAAACATGGGCGATGTGTTTCAAGTGAAATACCTAGGACTTGATCCAAAAACTAGAAAAGAAAAAGTGTCTCGTAAAGCACTTATCGCTAGACCTCCACGCGAGGAGAAAAAAGAGTAA
- a CDS encoding RNA polymerase sigma factor RpoD/SigA, with protein sequence MRQLKITKQVTNRETASLDKYLQEIGKVDLITADEEVELAQKIKAGDQRALEKLTKANLRFVVSVAKQYQNQGLTLPDLINEGNLGLIKAAQRFDETRGFKFISYAVWWIRQSILQALAEQSRIVRLPLNKIGSINKINKMYALLEQSNERPPSAEEIAKELDMTVNDVKESMKNSGRHLSMDAPLVEGEDSNLYDVLRSGESPNPDRELIHESLRTEIERSLETLTPREADVVRLYFGLGDQHPMTLEEIGETFDLTRERVRQIKEKAIRRLKHTSRSKILKTYLG encoded by the coding sequence ATGAGACAACTTAAAATTACCAAGCAGGTAACGAATCGTGAAACTGCATCATTAGACAAATACTTACAAGAAATTGGAAAAGTTGATCTTATCACGGCTGATGAAGAGGTAGAGTTAGCACAAAAGATTAAAGCTGGTGACCAGCGCGCCTTAGAGAAATTAACAAAAGCCAACTTACGTTTCGTAGTATCGGTGGCAAAACAATATCAAAATCAAGGTTTAACCCTTCCCGATTTAATTAATGAAGGAAATCTTGGGCTTATAAAAGCAGCACAACGTTTTGATGAAACTCGTGGTTTCAAATTCATTTCGTATGCTGTATGGTGGATTCGTCAATCGATTTTGCAAGCTTTGGCTGAGCAGTCTCGTATTGTACGTTTGCCTTTGAACAAAATTGGTTCTATCAATAAAATTAACAAGATGTACGCTTTACTAGAGCAATCTAACGAGCGTCCGCCATCTGCTGAGGAAATTGCAAAAGAACTTGACATGACCGTAAATGATGTAAAAGAGTCTATGAAAAACTCTGGTCGTCACTTATCAATGGATGCTCCACTTGTAGAAGGTGAAGATTCTAACCTTTACGATGTATTGCGTTCTGGAGAGTCTCCAAACCCAGATAGAGAGTTAATTCACGAGTCATTACGCACCGAAATTGAGCGTTCTCTTGAAACTCTTACACCTCGTGAGGCTGATGTAGTTCGTTTGTACTTTGGTCTTGGTGACCAACACCCAATGACTTTAGAAGAAATTGGAGAAACTTTCGACCTAACTCGTGAGCGTGTGCGTCAAATCAAGGAAAAAGCAATCCGTAGATTAAAACATACTTCTAGAAGTAAAATTTTAAAAACCTATTTAGGATAA
- a CDS encoding GatB/YqeY domain-containing protein, with protein sequence MSLSTLIMDEMKTAMRAKDTVALEALRAIKSELLLAQTATGSKEEISEDDEVKLLQKLVKTRKESARIFTEQNRLDLAEPELAQIAVIEKFLPAQLSEAEVEAVIAAIIAETGASGIASMGKVMGLASAKLGGTAEGKTISTIVKKLLT encoded by the coding sequence ATGAGTTTATCAACATTAATCATGGACGAAATGAAGACCGCCATGAGAGCTAAAGATACCGTTGCACTTGAAGCATTAAGAGCAATAAAATCAGAACTATTACTAGCACAAACGGCAACAGGATCTAAAGAAGAAATTTCAGAAGACGATGAAGTAAAGTTGCTACAAAAACTTGTAAAAACACGTAAAGAAAGTGCCCGAATCTTCACAGAGCAAAACCGTTTAGATCTTGCTGAACCAGAATTAGCGCAAATAGCAGTTATTGAGAAATTCTTACCAGCTCAACTAAGTGAAGCAGAAGTTGAAGCCGTTATTGCAGCAATTATTGCCGAAACCGGAGCATCAGGTATTGCTTCTATGGGGAAAGTTATGGGATTAGCATCAGCAAAACTTGGTGGAACTGCTGAAGGGAAAACGATTTCTACAATAGTTAAAAAATTATTGACCTAA
- the xrtF gene encoding exosortase family protein XrtF, producing the protein MKKYLERYKPFLQFLGLFFISYLVFTLCYQYYLGTFENNEVDGFTRVVSINTAQVLQVFTEGSYVIKDASQDYIKLIYCGKYVAKIVEGCNAMSVVILFASFIIAFSGRFKPTFLYIVLGSLFIYILNVIRIALLSSLIFHYPEQEPLLHGVIFPLYIYGVVFILWIYWVQKHSKYASKKTK; encoded by the coding sequence TTGAAAAAATATTTAGAACGCTACAAACCCTTTTTACAATTCTTAGGTTTGTTTTTTATAAGTTATTTGGTTTTTACATTGTGTTATCAATATTATCTTGGAACTTTTGAAAATAATGAAGTTGATGGATTTACTAGAGTTGTGAGTATAAATACGGCCCAAGTACTTCAAGTTTTCACAGAGGGATCTTATGTGATCAAAGATGCATCTCAAGATTATATCAAATTGATTTATTGTGGAAAATACGTAGCTAAAATTGTGGAGGGTTGCAATGCTATGAGTGTCGTTATTTTATTTGCCTCGTTTATAATTGCTTTTTCAGGAAGATTCAAACCAACGTTTTTATATATTGTTTTGGGTAGTTTATTTATTTACATACTCAATGTGATACGAATAGCATTGTTAAGTTCGTTGATTTTTCATTATCCTGAACAAGAACCTTTATTGCATGGGGTAATTTTTCCGCTGTACATTTATGGTGTTGTTTTTATTTTATGGATTTATTGGGTTCAAAAACATTCAAAGTATGCGTCAAAAAAAACAAAATAA
- a CDS encoding GAF domain-containing protein — translation MTFQDLKPKVSEIIARPEQTRDEKLLEICQLLSSSISYYNWVGFYFANHEAKTLHLGPYVGAETDHTVIPFGKGICGQVAESNANFVVPDVSAQDNYIACSFTVKSEIVVPLFVNGQNIGQIDIDSHVIDPFTEEDERFLEFVNQEVATLF, via the coding sequence ATGACATTTCAAGATTTAAAACCAAAAGTATCCGAAATCATAGCACGTCCTGAACAAACAAGGGATGAAAAATTATTAGAAATTTGCCAACTATTAAGCAGCTCTATTTCCTATTACAATTGGGTAGGCTTTTATTTTGCCAACCATGAAGCCAAAACTCTACATTTAGGTCCTTATGTAGGCGCAGAAACAGATCACACTGTAATCCCTTTCGGAAAAGGAATTTGCGGACAAGTTGCCGAGTCAAATGCAAATTTTGTGGTGCCCGATGTAAGCGCTCAAGACAATTATATTGCTTGTAGTTTTACTGTAAAATCTGAAATCGTTGTACCTCTTTTTGTAAATGGACAAAACATAGGTCAAATTGATATTGACAGCCATGTTATAGATCCCTTTACTGAAGAAGATGAGCGTTTCTTGGAATTTGTAAATCAAGAGGTAGCAACATTATTTTAG
- a CDS encoding exosortase F system-associated protein, which translates to MRQKKQNKVFRILAIVTLVFLIILVRAFENQLFNDPLLEFFKKDFSSLSLPDVSNYAYFIVLFFRYAINTMLSLGIIYFVFNEIELVKLSLVLYLLFFALLIIGFFTVANISYENQKWHLFYIRRFIIQPIFLLLFVAGFYYQKRGLR; encoded by the coding sequence ATGCGTCAAAAAAAACAAAATAAAGTATTTAGAATCTTAGCCATTGTAACATTGGTTTTTCTAATAATTCTAGTTAGAGCATTCGAAAATCAATTGTTTAATGATCCTTTATTGGAGTTTTTTAAAAAGGATTTTTCTAGTTTGAGTCTGCCTGATGTTTCAAATTATGCTTATTTTATTGTGTTGTTTTTTCGATATGCCATAAATACGATGTTGTCATTAGGTATTATTTATTTTGTATTTAATGAAATTGAATTGGTAAAATTATCTCTGGTTTTATATTTGTTGTTTTTTGCGCTTTTGATCATTGGTTTTTTTACTGTTGCCAATATTTCGTACGAGAATCAAAAATGGCATCTGTTTTACATTAGAAGATTTATCATACAGCCGATTTTTTTATTGCTGTTTGTTGCTGGTTTTTACTATCAAAAGAGAGGATTGCGGTAG